The following coding sequences are from one Enterococcus sp. 4G2_DIV0659 window:
- the licT gene encoding BglG family transcription antiterminator LicT, giving the protein MIIQKILNNNVVITLDENGQEQIVMGRGIAFKRKIGDYISNEQIDQIFRLANEDTSVKFQELLGELPLEVMQLSDEIIKYAKTKLGRKLNDTIFISLTDHLHTALERIKQGIEVKNFLLWDIKRFFSDEYLIGVKALEMVKQKFDVQLPEDEAGFIALHIVNAEMDEELGNVYELTKMMQEITNIVKYHFKITFNEESVYFYRFSTHLKFFAYRLLNHKEFHDEEDGELYEVIKKKYLNAYNCVNKIANFLAENYHYTVTKEEKMYLIIHIARVVQTNS; this is encoded by the coding sequence ATGATTATTCAAAAAATTTTGAATAATAATGTTGTGATTACGTTGGATGAAAATGGACAAGAACAGATTGTTATGGGGCGTGGTATTGCTTTCAAAAGAAAAATTGGGGACTATATTTCAAATGAACAAATCGATCAAATTTTTCGCCTGGCAAATGAAGATACTTCAGTAAAATTTCAAGAATTATTAGGTGAACTACCTTTAGAAGTAATGCAATTATCGGATGAAATAATTAAATATGCTAAAACGAAGTTAGGGCGAAAATTAAATGATACAATCTTTATTTCTCTGACGGATCATCTTCACACAGCACTTGAAAGAATAAAGCAGGGAATTGAAGTGAAAAATTTTCTACTCTGGGATATAAAGCGTTTTTTTTCAGACGAGTACCTGATTGGTGTCAAAGCGTTAGAAATGGTCAAACAAAAATTTGACGTGCAGTTACCAGAGGACGAAGCAGGATTTATTGCGTTACACATAGTTAATGCCGAAATGGATGAAGAATTAGGAAATGTTTATGAGTTAACAAAGATGATGCAGGAAATTACCAATATAGTTAAATATCATTTTAAAATCACTTTTAATGAAGAATCTGTTTATTTTTATCGATTTAGTACGCATTTAAAATTTTTTGCTTATCGTTTGTTGAATCATAAAGAATTTCATGATGAAGAAGATGGAGAATTGTATGAAGTAATCAAAAAAAAATATTTGAATGCTTACAATTGTGTAAATAAAATTGCTAATTTCTTAGCTGAAAATTATCATTATACAGTTACCAAGGAAGAGAAAATGTACTTGATCATCCATATTGCACGGGTGGTACAAACAAATAGCTAG